From the Manis javanica isolate MJ-LG chromosome 11, MJ_LKY, whole genome shotgun sequence genome, one window contains:
- the LOC118968094 gene encoding olfactory receptor 9G1-like — MERSNHTVTEFILLGFSTDPVTQRVLSVVFLGVYSVTVVGNITLMVLICSDSRLHTPMYFFIGNLSFLDLWYSSVYTPKIIVTCISEDKSISFAGCVAQFFFSAGLTYSECYLLAAMAYDRYMAISKPLLYSQAMPIKLCAFLVAASYLGGFINSCIITKRTFDLNFCSDNVIDDFFCDSFPLLKLACGRKDGYQTVLYFLLASNVITPSVLILASYLFIITTILRIRSTQGRLKAFSTCSSHLVSVTLYYGSILYIYGRPRSTYSFDWDKIASTFYTVVFPMLNPMIYSLRNKDVKDALTKLFK, encoded by the coding sequence ATGGAGAGGAGCAACCACACGGTGACAGAGTTCATCCTGCTGGGCTTCAGCACAGACCCCGTGACGCAGCGCGTCCTCTCTGTGGTATTCCTGGGCGTGTACTCTGTGACCGTGGTAGGAAATATCACCCTCATGGTGCTGATCTGCAGTGACTCCCggctgcacacacccatgtatttTTTCATTGGGAATCTGTCTTTTCTGGATCTCTGGTATTCCTCTGTCTACACTCCTAAGATTATAGTGACATGCATCTCTGAGGACAAAAGCATCTCCTTTGCTGGCTGTGTAGCTCAGTTCTTCTTCTCTGCTGGGCTGACATACAGTGAGTGTTACCTGCTGGCTGCCATGGCGTATGACCGCTATATGGCCATCTCTAAGCCACTGCTTTATTCACAGGCTATGCCCATAAAGCTGTGTGCATTTTTGGTAGCAGCCTCATACCTTGGCGGTTTTATCAACAGTTGCATCATCACTAAAAGAACTTTTGACTTGAACTTCTGCAGTGACAATGTCATTGATGACTTTTTCTGTGATTCGTTTCCATTACTCAAGTTGGCTTGTGGCAGGAAAGATGGCTACCAGACTGTGCTGTACTTCCTCCTGGCCTCCAATGTCATTACCCCTTCTGTGCTCATCCTTGCCTCCTACCtcttcatcatcaccaccatcctgaGGATCCGCTCCACCCAGGGCCGCCTCAAAGCCTTCTCCACATGCTCCTCCCACCTGGTCTCTGTCACCTTGTACTACGGCTCCATTCTCTACATTTACGGTCGTCCCCGATCTACCTATTCTTTTGACTGGGACAAAATAGCTTCCACATTTTACACTGTGGTGTTCCCCATGCTGAATCCCAtgatctacagcctgaggaataaGGATGTGAAGGATGCTCTGACGAAACTCTTCAAATGA